The following proteins are co-located in the Phragmites australis chromosome 10, lpPhrAust1.1, whole genome shotgun sequence genome:
- the LOC133883518 gene encoding uncharacterized protein LOC133883518, with translation MDAEGSSPTSPSSLRHKLRTTVCCCFGGGSGAGAGGERVRWRRRAAAGEFRYDPLSYALNFDEGEDDDAYADPAAAFRYRNFNARLPPSPAAATAQRPTAFAIA, from the coding sequence ATGGACGCGGAGGGCTCGTCGCCGACGTCGCCGTCGTCGCTGCGGCACAAGCTGCGGACGACGGTGTGCTGCTGCTTCGGCGGGGggtccggcgccggcgcgggggGCGAGAGGGTCAGGTGGAGGCGGCGCGCGGCCGCGGGGGAGTTCCGCTACGACCCGCTCAGCTACGCGCTCAACTTCGACGAGGGGGAGGACGACGACGCGTACGCGGACCCCGCCGCCGCGTTCCGGTACAGGAACTTCAACGCCCGGCTGCCGCCCTCGCCGGCCGCGGCAACGGCGCAGCGGCCCACGGCCTTCGCCATCGCCTAG